Genomic window (Takifugu rubripes chromosome 1, fTakRub1.2, whole genome shotgun sequence):
AAAAGACTCCCAGTGCCACCGAGCCAGCTTCCTCCCTTAAAAGAGCATCCTCAGTCCCCAGGGGCGGCAGCACGCCGACGCCCGCCTCCTCCCGGAACGGGCCCAGCTCCATCCCAGTTAAAACCAGCAGCCCGGGGCCCCGGCAGCCTGGAGTAAGTCCGGGTCTTTGGAGCAGAACTGAGCTCAGGCTGGACCTGAAGTGTGAACCCATCCCAGATTTTCATTCATCAAATCATCCCTTCATCACCGACTCCactttgttcttcttttccttgcggtgatgtcacttcctccgCTGAAACcggtgacctttaaccttgtGTTGTCGCTCCGCAGGCTCCGAAGGCCCCGCCGGCCGGCGCCAAAGCCAGAGCTCCAGCTCAGACAGGTACGGACCCGggagtttccctctttgtgtttctgctcgTTCCATTTGCTCGTCCTCTGTCAGGAGCCGTTTGAGCTTGACCAGCTAGCGCCAAGAAACCCCCCAGTCCCAAAAACGAGAAAGGTAAAAAGAAGAGAGCCGAGCACCGATAACTAGAGCGCTCTTTACGTCCGGCTTAACCGCCGTTTGAGCCGTCTGGATCCAGACCGGATCAAACcagctttgtttgttttgtctccacCTGTGTTGTTGACCCACCCGCTGTGACCGGGCTTCATGCTTTTTACACTGCGGCGTCTCCGACCCGTTTCAGGTGAACACAGTGGACAGAGCAGCCCCGGGACCCCCAAGTCCCCCTCCAGCCAGACTCCCACTGGGAAGGCTGGGGCCGAGGTCAACAAAGTGAAGAAGGTGGCGGTTGTGCGCTCCTCGCCCAAATCCCCGGGTTCTCTGAAGAGCCCCCGGGCCCCGCTGGCCGCGGCGGCACCCATGCCGGACCTGAAGAACATCCGGTCAAAGATCGGGTCCACAGAGAACATAAAGCACCAGCCCGGAGGTGGAAAGGTACCCGACTCTGACTCCAGGCCTGGATTAGAACTTGTAGATTGGAGGTTTATATCTTCTGAATGCTAACAGTTCTCATGCTGTTAGCATggcaaaaacagagagagatttactgggtgggggggggggggttcttggtTCCCCCACTAAATTTAATAACACCTGCGTTGACGTAAATCTCCAGTCTGCGGTCTGATGTGTCGGCGCCCAGTTTAGACGTCTTTGGTCTAATTGTGACGCCGTCACGCGTCTCTTGTTTTGTGATAATTTTGGATCAAAGTGAAATAAGCGCAgccatgagggggggggggggggggggaggggggatttcTGCATGGTTTCCTTCTCCACGTGCATGTGGTGACGTGAACCTCTGACCAGGCAGTCTAATCAGGAGAAGGAAGGTGTGTCGCCTGtgccagccagcagggggcgccttGTGGGCTTTCCTCCTTGTCATTAATTAATCCTGACCTCCATCCTGTAAATATGCCCCCAGCtgctcgtccccccccccccccccacaaacatgaTAAAGTCCTTCCACTCCTGATTAGACCGTCTGCTTCTATCAAAGCGACGATCAAACTCTAAAAGTTGACATTTTCACTTTTCCAGGTACAACTCCTTGATCAGAAGGTGGATTTTAGTAATGTCCAGTCAAAGTGTGGCTCCAAGGGCAATATCAAACATGTACCCGGGGGAGGCAATGTGAGTTACTGAGGGATGAACTCAACACCCGACTCTTGAGTATCTCTGCAGTTATGATCATCCAAACCGACCTGTTGCTGAAGGAAGCTGGTCCTCTGGTCTGTGGTGAACTAGGTGGTCACCAGATGGATCCCTGCACACTCCCAGGCGTTCTTTCAAATGACTTCTTAGGTGTTTGTCCAGAGCAGAAGCTCTGATGCATTAAAGCTGGCATCTGTAAAGCTCTTAGTAGGACAACACGCGCAGGGGGAAACGTGCCGACGCTTGTGATACGTCCAACAGAAAATATTAACGTTAAATGGACTTAGATTCAGAAGATGTCAGGAGCTCTGGTGTGTTTCCATCAGTTCTTTTCTGGAAAGGACAATCTGATTAGCAACTAATCTGATTGCACCAAAGTAAAATCTGATTAGTTCAGCGATGTCTGTATGGATGGCAGCTCTAATGATACACGAGaagacctgtcctcctccctttgggctcccccctcctccgccGCCTCTCCTTGTCCTTCCTGAAGAccttttcctctcttctgtctcgCACCCTGCAGGTCCAGATCCTGGACAAGAAGGTGGACTTTTCCAACATCCAGGCTCGCTGTGGCTCTAAAGACAACTTGAAACACACGCCTGGTGGAGGCAAGGTGAGGACTCACTTTACACCCTTTTATTGAGGAATAACTGCTTTTGCCCCCTAGTGGTTGGTTGCACTACAGCTGATCAACCCTTCCCGCCCCTTTAAGACAACGGATCAGCGCACGGTTTAATGAGCCCTTTCTAAAAATGCCATTTGATTTTAGTGCTCGCAGCATCATTTGCTGTCACACAGCTGACTTCCTGTCGCTGCTGTCGGGCTTTTGGCTCCTCCAAAAACGCCTGAATCAGCCGTTttctcctgccctcctctcgctccctcGGAGCCCTGGAGTCCCTGACGTTTCTCTCCTGGTTTGCAGCTGTTGCTTCTGCAGGGTAACGGTCTTCTTTCCTCACGTATCAACTTTCCAGGTACAAATTCTTGATAAGAAGCTGGACTTGAGCAATGTGCAGTCTCGCTGTGGCTCCAAAGATAATATAAAACATGTACCCGGAGGTGGAAACGTGAGTAGCACGGGAGCCCGCTCTGTGGCGGATTCTCCTGAATGCACCTTTACGACGGAGAAGGTTGCGAGCGTGCACGCAAGCTCCCACCTGTGTGAAGCCTCCACGCTCCCGACACTGTTAACACCTCCATTAACAGTTTTATCCTTCAGCTTAAggtggagagcagagcagcgccGGGCGCTCCAGGGTCGGACTGCTGCGTAACCCAAATTTAGGCTAATTTTAGCCGCTTTGACGTCACTTTTCTAGTTTTCTCTGGTCGCTGGTCAATGCTAAAGGTCAATGAagcagtgggcgtggccattTAGGTTGCTATGTAGGTATTATGTATCGAAAGAGCTGAACAAAGACGCCTTCTGAATGAAGAGTTTAAAGGCTGGGATGATTGacaggagggggcggggtcacagACGTTCCATAAAGAAATCTAATTGGTGGCGGACGGATGGCGTCGGCGTTGCGCAATGCTCGCGCTCCACCGTAAGCTGGGTAGATCTGTTAACCCTGTGCGTCAGTTTGTGATCCGTGTTCAAAACCACCCAAACCGGCCCCTAAAACAACCTGCATGAACCCCGTGTGTGGTTTCCTGTTGTCCTCCGACTGATCTCAGGTAACAAAGTAAATCTAGAATCTGTAACCTTCCGCTGGTCGGAGTGATAAACGCGAACGGATCGAGGACTCTGAGCGGGAACAAAGGGCGTGTGTCCTCGCCTGGCGGCCCTGAGGTGACCTCAGCCCCGGCGCCACTGAGCGGCTTTGTGTGGACGGACGGTCGGCGGCGACGGGGGAGGCCGAGATGAGGTCACGGATGAGGTCACGGATGAGGGCACCCTCCGCGACGGGCGCGATGACGCTCACACCTCCCCACCTGCCTCCTTTCTGCCCTTCGGTTTCCTCCTTTAACCTCTGCCAACGTTTCCCGGGGACTAACAGACTGTGGGATCAGTTCGCCTGTCGCTGCATGAAAACCTCGCCGCAGCGTCACGCTCACCCGCTAACGCGCCCGCGCCTGTGTTCACAGGTCCAGATCGTGCACAAGAAGATCGACCTGAGCAACGTGACGTCCAAATGCGGATCCAAAGTCAACATTCACCATAAGCCAGGTTCCTGCTCTCGATTGTCTCTTTGCTGCTCTTGTTTGGCTCCCCgctcacctttgaccccggctCCTCCCCAGGCGGTGGAAACGTGGAGATCAAAAACGAGAAGGTGGAGTTCAGAGCCCAGTCCAAGGTCGGCTCTCTGGGCAACATCACCCACGTTCCCGGAGGGGGAGTGAAAAAGGTACGGCCGTGGCACCGGCGTTGACCCCTAGGTTGACCCCGACCTCTTCCTAAAGCTCTATCCGCCCCTGTTGCTCAACGGCAGCGGCCGTTTCCTGACTCTTATTTTGTAGGGGTGTTTCCTGCCAGGCAGAGTGTACATCTGTGTCCTCCTGGTGGCTTAAAAGATAAAATCCTTCCCAACATTACCCAGCAGACACGTTTCTACgtttaaatcttttaaaaaggcAGGAAATGAAGTTAGTGACCCCAGATTTGACCCcttacccacaatgcatcacACGTTAAGGCCACGTCTGCGGTAGTTTCGTGCGTtcattttgcccccccccccccacatcccgCGACCTCAGCGCTCCTCCTTCAGCGTTCATCTATGATTTGGATCTTCTGTTTGCCatcgtttatttatttattgattgatttgttttcccTCATTGTTTTGAGTTCTGTTGACGCCATCGTGTGTTTTCGTTCCATGTCGTGTTGTTTTCCCTCGTCTGTagagggagaaggggaaggaagCTGGGGGGAGCGCCTCAGAcagcccctctctcccctcccccgctctcacccccccccagtcaCCTCAGACTGTCCCCTCAGCTTCCATCACCCCCATCTTGACGAACCCCCTCATAAAGATCGAGGACTCCCGTAAGTACCCGTCCGCCCCAACGGCAGCGCGAACGCGCGTTTGTGATCTTATTCCAGGTTTGAAAATTGATTATTTATTAGAGTTCAGCACTTTCTAGGAGTTAAAGATGGAGGCTGACTCGTTTCAGCTGCTTTCATGCTTCTTTTCTTGATCAAGGACGTATGAAGGGCAAACGGGGCAACACTTCTAGTGACATTATAAAACCGACAGGCCATCTTTATTAGAACAGGAACACATTTatcaaattaaaaatgatttcaaTTACAAGAGTTACGCGGTTCCTCCAGAAGGGGGCGCTGTAATCTCCCCTAACCTGCTCCTGTGGTCCGTGCCCAGATTGAGAGCCACAAACTGACCTTCCGTGAGACGGCCAAGGCCCGCACCGACCACGGCGCCGAGATCGTCTCTTTGGAAGACTCCCCCCATCAGCTCAGCACCGTGTCGTCCTCCGGCAGCATCAACATGGCCGACTCCCCTCAGCTGTCCACGCTGGCCGACCAAGTCTCCGCCTCTCTGGCCAAGCAGGGCTTGTGAAGCCCCTCCCACCCCGGCTGCCCTGACTCCGCCTCCACCTCAACCACCTGTAGAGGAGTTGTGATGCCTTCCTGGTTATTTCACTGGACTTTTTTAGCTACATCACCGTTTACCCTTCACTAACCTTCAAAACTGTCCCAGGCATAAATTATCGAGATAAAAAAGAGGCCAACCCCATTGGTTCGCACTCCGGGGTCTCTTTATTTTTACCTTTTGTAAGTCTGAGTATAAATTCTCCCGTTAATCCGACTAATTATCGTCTTAGATTCGGTTTCCCGTCACATCAGCAACCGCcgcctttgttttctttcactgaTTTAGCTCGATATGAAAAAGAGCCGTTCTGGTGTCTGGTGTCAGGAAAACGGAAGAAAACtgcagaaagggaaaaaaaaaagtgctgtttttgtttcgCGTAGTCTCGACTTGCGCTGCACCTCCGGCCACCGTAGGGGAGGAGCCCCGATTAAAATAACCGCTAGCGTAGAAACGTTTGGATCGTGTTGGGCACAGTTTTATAATCGTACTCTGTGGATATATGACATGTATTTGATATGACGAAACATTTGTATCGtgcctgctgctgtcagtgttattctttctttctttttttttttactgctctgaagaAGAAAATTAACTTTTGGAGTTAAAATGGCCAAACTTCAGAGAGGAGGGTGATGCTGTGCTTAACCTGCTAAACAGGTTAAGGCAAGATTGACGCTTCAAGCCAGAGGCCACTGCAAAatatgctaaaatgctaacgaGCCTGGTCTCCTGACGTCATCTCAAATTAGAAGTTAAAAACATTCGCTCGACAGGAATgaagaggatggatggatgatggatggatgggccaGGATTTTGTGTTGCTGATTAACTGTGATGTGCACATTTGTTGGGAGGCGGCTGTCAGCTTGTCATTAATGGACAAAAGTTTGTGGACACCTGagtgtctcctcctcctcctcctcctcctccaaattGTCTTTCCTAAGGGTTTTCAGGTGTTAATGTAGTTTTTTAGCCTTCTAGATAGTTTCTCTTGATTCATTTCAGCACGTTTTAGCAGAGTATTAAAACTTTGAAGTCCATACTTGGTTGCGACGGACTGAGTAGTGACCAGCTGTCTGATTTAACCTTGGAATCACCATAAATTTACAATATATATCAAGTTTGAATTGTAATAGTTGTTGCAACAACAGAGAATCGCGCCTGTCCGCTTTATAGAAGTAAAAATGTAGCGCAACACAGTATGAATGCTTCAAAATCttgctttttttaattcaaaaaaataaagtcagaGGTGTCCACACACTTTTATCCATTTAGTTAAGTATTAATCTTCCTCGTTTTAACTGGCTGGAGTCGAACTGACCCATTTCCCTCAAACCAGCCTCTCTGAAAACCTCCCACCACGATGTTCACTGATCAGTGCTTCTGGTCCTGGATCACCTTGAGCAGAGGTGAAGCAGCTTGTTGCATGCAGCTCCTGATGAAGCCACACTCGTCTGCTTTGTTTCCTCCCCTCAGTTTGTGCTCTCCTGCGCTCGGTTCTAGTTCTGAGCAGGTCGCAGAtgtctggtcctgctgctgcgTGAGTGTGTAAAATAGTCTTCTCCACTTAAGAAGGATGTTCTTGCATACCTGCATGCTAAGTTCTTTTCTTCTAGTTGACCACAtctgtgtggatgtgtgggATGGACATGATGCtgggggatggagggggaggaggaggaagtcagAGGTTTCTGTGGTAACAAAACTCACCGCCACCTTTTCAGTTACTTCTGATGTTGTACAGTTGTGGAAATGTGATTGGTCTTGGTCTTGTGCATTTTATTGATAACTGGTTTATGATGATTCTTGTTGCTGTATATGtgtatttgaaaataaatgctATTGAGTCACCATGCTGAGTAGCACCTTTGCTTGGGGGTTCGTTGGGGTGCATCACTTATGTGGCGATTTCTGGGTTAGGAACAGCCTCGGCCCCTAACACATGGAGCCACTACTTCCGCCACCACCCAGCCTGAATGCCGATGCTAAAGTCTTGATGCTAGCTTTTAGCTTTATCCTGAAACATCTCTGGATAAAATCACTTTTCTCCATTAAAAATACGGTTTTAGTCGGACTGTTTGAATATcgggattttgttttttattaccCGATCATTTTGATCTTCGCGGCTAATTATTACTACATTCGATCTTTTCTAACGTTAGCAAGAAGTCCCCCAAAAAACAGGGATAATAAAAGTCAACTGTCAGCCACGCCCCCAGGGCGCCCAACCGCTTTGTTGGAAACCGCACTCCTCACTGCTGCGGACTCTACAAACCACGCCCACAAACCGCCGCGGGGGCGGAGTCATTTGTTTGTCTCGCGGAGCTGGAGCCACGAGCGGCGGAAAACATCAAGGCTACGCAGCTTCAGATcgtacattttttaaaatattttaagtGATCGTAATCATCGCTGCGGAACCCGTTTTcgatatattttaatattttcaatATTACATCGAAATGACAAGTTATATGACGTCACTGCAGCGAGGAAGCCTTCAGAAAataaattcttaaaaaaaaaagatgttacTGCGGCGGCGCGGAAACACCGCCGCGAGGCCGAAGTCACTTGTTTACGGAAGTAACCGTCACCTTCAACGACTTGACTCCGCCCACATTATGAAAAAGAACATTTCCACGCTGTCGTTGTTGCAAAACTCCCAAACTAAACTAATTATCCGCAGAACTTGACTTtctattaaatgcattttattccaTGAGACGAATCATTAAGTCCGCAATAATTtatttcttctccctctgaaTTCAGACACCGAATGAAGAATCCAGAACAAAAAACACTGATTAaacataaatgttttaatggTACTAtttacaaaaaggaaaaacaattcTGTTTTTTTGATTAGATTAACTGCTGCAACAATCAAACAGGTACATCGACATCTCGCTTAACTACAAAAGAAACAAACTGAACAGCTGTGGCATAAAAAGGTGTAAAATGAAACCATagactttatttttttgcataGCGATTAGTTTATTTGGGGGCAGATGGTGCAGTTATGATGGTggtggggagagggggagaataGTGTAGAGGTGATCAGAGTTAAACAGCAGAAAAACGTCCCTTACGTAAATAAACCTGAGCTCGAACTGACAGAGCTGCTACATCTGAGGGCAGGAGCCGAGGGGGGGGCCTGACCGGGGAACCGGCTGGGTTAGAGTTTGACTTGACCACATTTCTTGTTAAGTGGCGGCAACATAGCAGTGAAATTAAAAGGGCAGATTGTGCGATGGTGCCTGTCACCTGTTGGGTTCTCGATGAAAGGAAACCTGCTGTCGACGCCAGACGCTCTCCTGCTGCGGCAAGTTCTGTTGGACGCTTCCAACAGAACAGAACCAAACAGAACCACGGGTCGAGACTGAGCCTCTTCAAGACTGACGGTAAAGGAATGACTCACTTAtagaccaaaaaaaaagtgtcacaCTGGAAAAGACGAAGACACcaggaatgaaaaacaaacaaaaaaaagaagtgctCAGGTGATTGAGGAGGGGCCACATCTGAAATGTACCTGCTTATGAGAATCGGTGGGGTGCCgggggcttttttttattatttttaaattgttttgttatttGTAACGCCACTAAAAATGTACATGGGAATTACAAGCAAACTaaatcaaaaaggaaaaaaaaaaagaaaaagaaaacaccctTTGGCCGTATGTTGAGCAGTCCGCTACATAGTGCGCTACGAGTGTACACGCGACATATGAAACACCACTAAGCTCCCATGTACATTGTTTAGCCTACtacagaaaacatttttgtaCGGTGttgttttacacttttttttttctttttttttttttaaatttatccTTTTTTgctgtgacaaaaaaaacaaatgtgggGAAAAGGCTTCTATCTCTGTAATGTTCACtaaaaactgtgaaaaataTCAGACTGATGTTTGAATATCAAACAACAGGAACCCATTTTCATATCTTAATCTGCTTCGAGGTTCTGCTTGTTAATGCCAGACGGTGACGTTGGGAGTTGGGAGGGACCTCAGTCTGTCAGCCATTCATCGGTGAGCGGGGCCCTTGTTTTTGGGACCGATGTCTTCGTCGCACTGCGGCTCCGCGTCGTCAGAGTCAAGGCGGCCGTACACCGCCGCTCGGCAGCCTGAGATGCTTCTCATTCTGGGCCTGACGTGGTGCTCCACCTCGGGCTCAGGCTCCGGGTCCTCTGCCAGGGGGAAGCCGCGGCGCTCCCACGGCGCTACCGTCTGCAAACAGAGAAAAGTCAAACGTGGCTCCACATTCCACAAATGAAGTCCAATGTTTCCACATGTTTTGTGCACGACCGCACAAACAAGGTCGGCCCCGATAAAGCCAGCGTACCCGCTCTTCAAAGGTGAAGTCCGGCGTCGAGCACCTCGTGTCCTCGCTGGACAGCAGTCGATGGGAGTCCCTGGAGCACGGCGTGTGGGGGTTGGAGGTGGTGTCTGGGCTGGCGGGACTCATGGGCGATGGCACGTAGCTGTAGTCGTGCAGTATGGGGCAGTGACCCGGGTCTGGCGAGGCGGGCTGAGGAGTGGGAGGGTTGGTCCCGCACAGCAGCGGGGTTGTTCGACCGTCCACAGACTTGTACGACCTGAGTGGGTGTGGACACGTTAATACCAGGAGCTGCATGCTaagcgtacgtgtgtgtgtgtgtgtgtgtgtgtgcacgtgtgtgggactcacctgctgcctctcctcttaGCGGGTGCCAGAGCCATCCAGGTCCAGCGGGAACGCTCCTGGTCCTCGTACGGCTGATGGAGCTGCGTGAAGGCGGCGTCCGACAGATCCTCCACCTGATGATGACAGACATCAGTCAGAAAAGGGTGATGTCAGAGCAACATCAAAGGCGTTTCTTTACTGGAAAATTTAATTTGATTGGTTCTAAGGGTTTAACAATTTTCATGGCTAAATAATTCAATCAATACGCTAATCAACAGATTGATGAACAAAAGAAGACCGGTATGTGGGGCTGTGTTTAGTGGTGCAgagtttatttacatttaatcatttattaatgCTTCTAACTTTACGTAACATAAAATCTCACATTTTTTTGTTAAACTTTACGCAAATCTCATTTCAGTTAATTCGCTAAACTAATTCAACTGTTAATGACGACATGAAAACATGGCTGCCTGAACAGAGGAATTCTGGGCAGTTTGGCCAGCAGGTGTCGCTGTTTCCCAGAGAACGCTCACCTCccgctcatcttcctcctctgttatTGGCTGGGAGAAGACGTCCACGCCTCGCCAACTGAGAAAACACATGAGAGGCGACTTCAGGAAACCAGTAAAGGGACTGGGAAGGGCAAGAGCACAAGGAGTCGACCCGTCTGCTGTTACCTGGGTGTGAGAATCTCTTTGTactgcagcttctccacccGGGTGGTGGCGGCCACAGACATGGGGATGACAATATTGTTTATATCGAAGGAGCTCTCACCTCGCCGCCTCTTGATAGGCTGCTGTCGGGGGACAAAGAGGAGTTTATACGAAACATCGACCTGGATTTACAGACTGATTCAATGACTCGGGGCATCGGCTCGTAACCCTGCGGGTTTGAAAAATGGCTTCCGTACGGGTGTGCTTGAGATGCCCTGGCTGCCAGCACCCAGAGGCATGGCGTTCTCTGAAGACGTGGAGAGTTGGCGAGGGAGGGGACTGTGAAGTGCAGAGTGCATGTTGGTCAGTGTCGGGCAGGGGGTGCTGGAGTCCAGGAAGATTTTGGGAGAGGCTGCAGAACATGAGAGGACGGTCAGACTTTGATATGCGACAGATTTCTGCGTTACGGTCCCGCGTCTCAGGAACTCACAGTCCGTCCTCTCCAGCGAGTGCTCTCTTAACCTCTTGCGGCTGTAGCTCCTGTCGTAGGGGCCTAACGGCGTGTTCAGCGCCTGTAGGCGCTCGGCCTTACACAAACTCTGACCCTCCGAGCGAGGTGTGTGCAGAACAGAAGTGCTGCTGCTCACGCCACCGTCCAtcatcctctgcttctctgcaCGGTTCTTATAGTGACCAAGCCCTGCAGAGAACAACCAATCTTGGTGACGCAGATGCTCATATGTTTAAAAACACCTGACCTGGAGGATGGGCTGAAGCTTTCTTCACATTTGAATCCGTTTTAGTTTGGTGCTCCCAGCTTGCTGGTTGTTGGGAGcgttttcatgtgtgtgtactCACTGACTGCCATGAGCGAGTTGGCGAACTTGTGCTTCTCTTTGGATGAAGACAGTTTGTTTTTGAGTGAAAGCTTCTTCAGCGGTTTACTTCGCTCCAGCGACTTGCTCTGCCACTGACTCTTCATCACCTGCTGCAGGCGGAGGCCTACGCACACATCTGCACAACCAGAAGGCTCGACTTTAGCACGACAAGGTCAGTTCTGACGTGTCCATAGATTGAGGTCGTCGTCTCACCACGTGACAGATTTTCTAACTAGCTTCGTTTGGTTTGATTTGTGAGATTGAGCATAAACAAGGCGGCCAGCACAGAAAGAGCATAACTGTTAATAAAGTGCCTCATCAACTTCCTGTAAGGAGGCCGTCTGTGGCCCCGCCTTGTTTGTCTTCCCCTCTGAatgtaaaacaggaaatagCTGCATAAACAGACTTGTGCAGCACTGACCGTCAGGGAAGGAGAGGATGGGGTGGACGCCAAGATCCAGCTTTGACAGGCGCTCCAGGGTGGGCAGCTCGTACTGAGGGTCTTCTCTGGGTGTGGGCCGGCCACTGCACATCACACAGCTGGAGTTCACCCTGCAGGCGCACTGAACCCCACCTCTCTGGGCCTGTGGACCACAAAGCAGACGTGTCGGTTCCAAAGCTGCTCCCCAAAATGAGCCCGAGAGCCAATTCCAAGTTTTCACCAGTTCCGCTACAAGCGCAAAATTAAAAACGGGGTTCGAGTCATGTGCAACGGCGCCCACCTTCCCGTTCAGGTTGGTCACAGTGTTGGGCTGGatgagccgccgccgccgacagCTGAGGAGCGGCCGTGTGCGCGCAGCCACGCACGTGCTGTCGTGAGCCAGCGGCTGCTGGTGCTTCGTGTCTGCACTCTCCGCCATCCTACCGCACAAGAAGGGACTTAAACACCAGCAGAAGGATGTAAAACACTCTTGAAAACCAAAAAGAGGCTTAAAGCGACGCTCGCTAATCTCGTCAAATCAATTCAAAAGTTCCTTCGGTGTCTCGGGAAGTGATCTGAGACCACCGTGATCAGTACCTGCTGATGACGCCGTTCACCGGCTGCACATTTTGACCCTTCAGAAGGCCGACGTCCGTGTTGgcgaggtgggcggggcctgtgtGCTCCGCCTGTTCCGAATCAACGTCCTGCACAGACAGATAAGATGGCAGCAGCCAGCTTAGGTGACGTTTAAAGGGGAGGGGGCAAACGCAAGGTCAACCTGAGGCCAAGGTCAACAGGTGAGTGTCCACAGGATGAGCAAACATATATACGGATATGTTGAATTTGGGAGCGTTTTGTGAACCAGTTTCAAAATCAACACTTTATGCTTGATCGTAACTGCTCCCAGAGGAGTCTTTAGACCAGCCGTGAGATGGAGACAAAACTTAGCAAAAGCCGGGGGGGAACTACCAGTGCAgagaacagagaacagagaacagTTGAAACCCAGCCACTCCTGCGGCTGTTCTGGTTCAACTGGTTTGATGTTTCTATTCAAAACTCAATGAAGGAACGACCCAT
Coding sequences:
- the LOC101068512 gene encoding KAT8 regulatory NSL complex subunit 1 isoform X2 — its product is MAAMAPALTDAPAEAHHIRFKLAAPSSSLSPASAENNSNASNIIIHSSGPAKCKASSDECPLDFCGGDQDQQQQQSQADTVAQASALGKLQPLVASYLCSDVTSVPSNNKESIKLQGVLIKQSVLKSHRILPGSLLNGGGDFLLRKRQAIELSGSQLKSLMSGSTNGGGQPLAPVNGLAKKLATMSGSGCVVAVNGDKPSSVTDAQAQNVPLDTETLTTTLSGYIPLKGTLKQKPSSELSLNTDGNNLEQPVLQSAALHPFIHQTPNPTEQANLEEVDARGSLRQHQGSDGERPGSSQQGSPSCTPTPQPPLPCSSSSDSLDAHVKERTLLNSSRQAEIESRLRRLRKRLQVVQAKQVERHLHQQLGGFLDSALSRLAAGNRKSEMSTPTAAWRTGRHSSTNSRDGLRRFLKNGTMPLELERLYLSGSANLHSAERAFDSDVTESSSGGDSDLEEEELARADIEQRHVKIWKRAESRYTVERAAIISHWNWLQAHISDLEYRIRQQTDIYRQIRASKGSVELGGVPPSSLSAGGTEVKSEHVSTQDVDSEQAEHTGPAHLANTDVGLLKGQNVQPVNGVISRMAESADTKHQQPLAHDSTCVAARTRPLLSCRRRRLIQPNTVTNLNGKAQRGGVQCACRVNSSCVMCSGRPTPREDPQYELPTLERLSKLDLGVHPILSFPDDVCVGLRLQQVMKSQWQSKSLERSKPLKKLSLKNKLSSSKEKHKFANSLMAVRLGHYKNRAEKQRMMDGGVSSSTSVLHTPRSEGQSLCKAERLQALNTPLGPYDRSYSRKRLREHSLERTDSSPKIFLDSSTPCPTLTNMHSALHSPLPRQLSTSSENAMPLGAGSQGISSTPPIKRRRGESSFDINNIVIPMSVAATTRVEKLQYKEILTPSWRGVDVFSQPITEEEDEREVEDLSDAAFTQLHQPYEDQERSRWTWMALAPAKRRGSRSYKSVDGRTTPLLCGTNPPTPQPASPDPGHCPILHDYSYVPSPMSPASPDTTSNPHTPCSRDSHRLLSSEDTRCSTPDFTFEERTVAPWERRGFPLAEDPEPEPEVEHHVRPRMRSISGCRAAVYGRLDSDDAEPQCDEDIGPKNKGPAHR
- the LOC101068512 gene encoding KAT8 regulatory NSL complex subunit 1 isoform X1, with amino-acid sequence MAAMAPALTDAPAEAHHIRFKLAAPSSSLSPASAENNSNASNIIIHSSGPAKCKASSDECPLDFCGGDQDQQQQQSQADTVAQASALGKLQPLVASYLCSDVTSVPSNNKESIKLQGVLIKQSVLKSHRILPGSLLNGGGDFLLRKRQAIELSGSQLKSLMSGSTNGGGQPLAPVNGLAKKLATMSGSGCVVAVNGDKPSSVTDAQAQNVPLDTETLTTTLSGYIPLKGTLKQKPSSELSLNTDGNNLEQPVLQSAALHPFIHQTPNPTEQANLEEVDARGSLRQHQGSDGERPGSSQQGSPSCTPTPQPPLPCSSSSDSLDAHVKERTLLNSSRQAEIESRLRRLRKRLQVVQAKQVERHLHQQLGGFLDSALSRLAAGNRKSEMSTPTAAWRTGRHSSTNSRDGLRRFLKNGTMPLELERLYLSGSANLHSAERAFDSDVTESSSGGDSDLEEEELARADIEQRHVKIWKRAESRYTVERAAIISHWNWLQAHISDLEYRIRQQTDIYRQIRASKGSVELGGVPPSSLSAGGTEVKSEHVSTQDVDSEQAEHTGPAHLANTDVGLLKGQNVQPVNGVISRMAESADTKHQQPLAHDSTCVAARTRPLLSCRRRRLIQPNTVTNLNGKAQRGGVQCACRVNSSCVMCSGRPTPREDPQYELPTLERLSKLDLGVHPILSFPDDVCVGLRLQQVMKSQWQSKSLERSKPLKKLSLKNKLSSSKEKHKFANSLMAVRLGHYKNRAEKQRMMDGGVSSSTSVLHTPRSEGQSLCKAERLQALNTPLGPYDRSYSRKRLREHSLERTDSSPKIFLDSSTPCPTLTNMHSALHSPLPRQLSTSSENAMPLGAGSQGISSTPQPIKRRRGESSFDINNIVIPMSVAATTRVEKLQYKEILTPSWRGVDVFSQPITEEEDEREVEDLSDAAFTQLHQPYEDQERSRWTWMALAPAKRRGSRSYKSVDGRTTPLLCGTNPPTPQPASPDPGHCPILHDYSYVPSPMSPASPDTTSNPHTPCSRDSHRLLSSEDTRCSTPDFTFEERTVAPWERRGFPLAEDPEPEPEVEHHVRPRMRSISGCRAAVYGRLDSDDAEPQCDEDIGPKNKGPAHR